A genomic segment from Corythoichthys intestinalis isolate RoL2023-P3 chromosome 2, ASM3026506v1, whole genome shotgun sequence encodes:
- the mbd4 gene encoding methyl-CpG-binding domain protein 4 — protein MELCESCHCSRIPLGWTREVRQRRKGKTAGKFDVYFTSSCGQKFRSRSSLQAFLVKNDQDVDIDLFNFKASCLQCLTAPEKQTRGVQNNIPQKTVSSPLTSSSHKSVDEQSLMTTEHTNAALVDITPQQDPHKPGPLRMRLLQPALPGVVEERREDDLNNSDAEREQNVTPDAQASVLLSDMIAGNCEPLGTFKKKRATSSKDKRKTSPYFSRTPLADGPSPPRRKAFKKWTPPRSPFNLVQETLFHNVWKLLVATIFLNKTSGKMAIPILWRFFERYPCAESACHADWKAVSELLKPLGLFELRAKIIIRFSDEFLNKDWRYPIELHGIGKYGNDSYRIFCVEEWRQVKPKDHMLNKYHTWLWENQETLGI, from the exons ATGGAACTGTGCGAGTCTTGCCACTGCTCCAGAATTCCTCTAGGGTGGACCAGAGAGGTCAGGCAGCGGCGAAAGGGCAAGACAGCAGGAAAATTTGACGTGTACTTCACCAG TTCCTGTGGGCAGAAGTTCCGATCAAGATCGTCTCTGCAAGCATTTcttgtgaaaaatgaccaagacGTCGACATTGATCTCTTTAATTTTAAAGCGAGCTGTTTGCAGTGCCTCACTGCTCCTGAGAAACAGACAAGGGGTGTACAGAATAACATTCCCCAAAAAACTGTTTCATCTCCACTTACAAGTTCCTCCCATAAAAGTGTTGACGAGCAAAGCCTAATGACAACTGAACACACAAACGCAGCGCTTGTTGATATCACGCCACAGCAAGACCCTCATAAGCCAGGTCCACTGAGAATGAGGCTTCTACAACCAGCTCTTCCTGGAGTCGTGGAGGAACGCCGAGAGGATGACCTGAACAACAGCGATGCAGAACGTGAACAGAACGTCACTCCCGATGCCCAAGCGAGCGTCTTGTTGTCTGATATGATTGCTGGCAATTGCGAACCATTGGGCACTTTCAAGAAGA AAAGAGCCACAAGTTCCAAAGACAAGCGGAAAACAAGCCCTTATTTCAGCAGGACACCTCTTGCAGACG GTCCAAGTCCACCTCGAAGAAAAGCTTTCAAGAAGTGGACACCTCCTCGTTCTCCTTTTAACCTTGTACAAGAAACACTTTTCCATAATGTGTGGAAGCTGCTGGTAGCCACCATCTTTCTCAACAAGACAAGTG GCAAGATGGCTATTCCAATCCTGTGGCGATTCTTCGAGAGGTACCCGTGCGCCGAGTCGGCTTGCCACGCCGACTGGAAGGCAGTGTCGGAACTACTCAAGCCGCTTGGACTGTTTGAGCTTCGGGCCAAAATCATCATTCGTttctcag ATGAATTTCTGAACAAAGACTGGCGTTACCCCATTGAGTTGCACGGCATTGGCAAGTATGGCAACGATTCCTACAGGATCTTCTGTGTGGAAGAATGGAGACAG GTGAAGCCTAAAGATCACATGTTGAACAAATACCACACGTGGCTTTGGGAAAACCAGGAGACCCTCGGAATCTGA